Part of the Janibacter alkaliphilus genome is shown below.
GCGCCTGCGGGAACCGCGCCAGGAGCCGGGAGGTGAGCGACCCAGGACCGCACCCCAGGTCGAGCACCAGCGGGTCCGGTCGGTCCAGGGTGTGCTCCAGGACGTCCAGCACGGCCTGGAACCGCTCCTCGCGGTCGTCGAAGAAGGTGGCCTGCTGACGATCCCAGCTCTCCACCCAGGCCCGGGCGGTCTCGGGCTCGAGCATCTGGCCGGAGGCGGAGGCTGGCGAGACGTCACGCTCGGACGCTGAGGTGGGCTGCATGGGCCCAGCCTGGCACGGTCCTGGCACCTCGAACCCCGGCTGGGACGCGCGATGCACCTCAGTCGCGGCGGTGCTCGGGCAGGGCGTCCAGGCACTCCCGGATGACGCCGTGGGCGACCTCGCCGCCGTACCCCTTGCGGGCGAGCATCCCGGCCAGCCGCCGGGTCTGCACGTCGCGGTCCAGTCCGTGCATCCGCCCCAGCCGCTTCTCCACGAGCGCGCGGGCGGTCTCCCGCTCGCTGTGCGGGTCGATCTCGTCGAGGACGCCCCGGGCGGTCTCCTCGTCGACCCCCTTCGCCCGGAGCTCGTGGGCCAGTGCGCGGCCGGCCAGGCCGCGGGTGGCCTGCTTGGAGCGGACGAAGGTCTCGGCGAAGGCGGTGTCGTCGACCAGGCCGACGTGCTCCATCCGGTCGAGCACCTCGGCGGCCACGTCGTCGGCGCAGCCCTTGCGGCGCAGCGCCCGCTCCAGCTCGGCACGGCTCTTCGGGGAGCCGGTGAGCAGGCGGAGGACCACCGCGCGGGCCACCGCGTAGGGGTCGGCCTCCTCGTCCACCTCCGGCGCAGGTGGTGGCACCGGACGGCCGGGGGCACCCGGACCGCGGACGCCGAGGCCCGCGCCCGCGTCGGACTCGCCGGGCTGCCACGCCTCGCCCGCCTGCGCTGCCTCTCCCGGCTGCCCTGTCTCGCCCGCCTGCGCCGTCTCACCCGCCTCGACGCGGGCGACCGCCGCCCGCAGCCGATCGATCTCGGCCTGCTGCGGTGCGGCGGTCGCCGGCGCGCTCTCCTGCGGAGCCACGATCAGAAGTCGACCGGGACCTCGGCCGGCTCCTCGACCGGAGCCTCGGGCTGCACGCCGATGCCGAGCTTGGTCTTGATCTTGGACTCGATCTCGTCGGCGAGCTCAGGGTTGTCCTTGAGGAAGGTGCGGGCGTTCTCCTTGCCCTGACCGAGCTGGTCGCCGTCGTAGGTGTACCAGGCGCCGGCCTTGCGGACGAAGCCGTGGTCGACCCCCATGTCGATGAGGCCGCCCTCGCGGGAGATGCCCTGCCCGTAGAGGATGTCGAACTCGGCCTGCTTGAAGGGCGGGGAGACCTTGTTCTTGACGATCTTGGCGCGGGTGCGGTTGCCGACCGGCTCGCTGCCGTCCTTGAGGGTCTCGATCCGGCGCACGTCGATGCGCACCGAGGCGTAGAACTTCAGCGCCTTGCCACCGGTGGTGGTCTCCGGCGAGCCGAACATCACGCCGATCTTCTCGCGCAGCTGGTTGATGAAGATCGCGGTCGTGCCCGAGGTGCTCAGCGCACCGGTGAGCTTGCGCAGCGCCTGGCTCATCAGCCGGGCCTGCAGGCCGACGTGGCTGTCGCCCATCTCGCCCTCGATCTCCGCCCGCGGCACCAGCGCGGCCACCGAGTCGACGACGATGATGTCCAGCGCGCCGGAGCGAATGAGCATGTCGGCGATCTCCAGCGCCTGCTCGCCGGTGTCCGGCTGGGAGACCAGCAGCGCGTCGGTGTCCACGCCGAGCTTCTTGGCGTACTCCGGGTCGAGCGCGTGCTCGGCGTCGATGAAGGCGGCGATGCCGCCGGCCTTCTGCGCGTTGGCGACCGCGTGCAGCGCGACGGTCGTCTTGCCCGAGGACTCCGGGCCGTAGACCTCGACGACCCGGCCGCGGGGCAGCCCGCCGATGCCGAGGGCGACGTCCAGGGAGATCGACCCGGTGGGGATGACCGCGATCGGCGGGCGCACGTCGTCGCCGAGGCGCATCACCGCGCCCTTGCCGTGGGCCTTCTCGATCTGTCCCATGACGGTGTCCAGGGACTTGAGCTTCTGCTCCTGCATCTTGCTGTCGATGGCGGTGACCTCGGCCATGCCACACCTCTCTCTTCTCACTCGTGCGCGGGCGCGTCCACCGGCGACCGTCGACGCTGTCGGGCTCGTTGCGTGTCAGGTCAGACGCTAGGAGCCCCCACCGACAACGGTCCGCGGCCGCCGTGAGGCTGTGGACCTCGAGGTCGCCGGGAGGGCACCTGTGGACGAGCGTAGACGAACATCTGTTCGAGGCAAGCACCGGCGCGCCGACACGCCGCCCGCGCCCCGACCCGCGCCACCTACCCTGCTCGGGTGAAGCCCTTCCTGCTGCTGGCCACCCGGGCCGACGACGTCGCCGCCGACGACGAGTACGCCGCCTTCCTGCGCTACAGCGGGCTGCGCGAGGACCAGCTCGTCCGGCACCGGCTGGAGCAGCACCCGCTGCCGAGGATCGACCTCGACGACTGGAGCGGCTTCATCGTCGGGGGCAGCCCCTTCAACGTCACGGACCGTGAGAAGACCGCGGTGCAGCGCCGGGTCGAGGCCGAGCTGGCCGACCTCGTGGCCCGGGTGGTGGCCGCCGACCACCCCTTCCTCGGCGCCTGCTTCGGCGTGGGTGTGCTCGGCTCGCTGCCGGGCGGGGTCGTCGACCGCACCTTCGGCGAGCCGCCGACCTCGGTTCGCCTGACCCAGACCGAGGCCGGGCGCACCGACCCGCTGCTGGCCGGGGTCGGCGAGCACTTCCACGCCATCGTCGGGCACAAGGAGGCCTGCCGGGTGCTGCCGGAGGGCGCGACGCTGCTCGTGGCCGGCGAGGCCTGCCTGGTGCAGATGTTCCGGATCGGCCGCAACGTCTACGCCACCCAGTTCCACCCCGAGCTGGACGCCGACAGCCTCGCCGAGCGGCTGCGGATCTACGCCGGCCACGGCTACTGCGAGCCGGAGGAGGCTGACGCGCTGGTCGCCCAGGCCCGAGCCGCGGACGTCGGCGACGTCCGCGAGGTGCTGCGCACCTTCGTCGCCCGTCACGCCCGCTGACCCGGCTCTATCCGTCCGCCCGACGGTCTTACCCTCAGGTCGAGGGTCAGCCTCGATCCCTCGTTCAGGAGCGCAGCAGACCGTCCAGCCGCCGCGCGGCGCCCCAGGCGCCGAGGCCGCCCAGCGCGGTGAGCACCGCCACGTGCACCAGCAGCCCCGGACCGACCTCGCCGAGGACGAGCGCCCGCTCCAGCGCCACCCCGTGGTAGAGCGGGCTGAGCTGGACCACCGGCTGCAGCCAGCCCGGGTAGGTGCTCAGCGGGAAGAAGGTCGCCGAGAGCATGAAGAGCGGCTGGACGACGAGGAAGATGAGATCGAAGTCGGTCCACGAGCGCAGGTAGGTCGTGGCGAACATCCCCATCCCGGAGAAGGCCAGCCCGGTGAAGACCGCTGCCGGCACGCACAGCAGAGACCACGGCGAGGCCAGCGGGTCGATGATCCCGGCGAGCACCGCCACGAGGTAGAAGGCGAGCGCATAGGTGCCGCCGCGCACCAGCGACCAGGCCACCTCGCCGACGGCGATGTCCCGCGGACGCAGCGGGGTGGCCAGCATGGAGTCGTAGATCCGCGCGTAGCGCAGCTTGAAGAAGACCCCGAAGGTAGAGTCCATCACCGCCCCGTTCATCGCCGAGACCGCCAGCAGCGCGGGCGCGACGAAGAGGGCGTAGTCCACCTGCCGCCCCGAGTCGGTGGTCACCAGCGGCACCAGCGCGCCCACCCCGAGGCCGATCGAGAAGAGGTAGAAGACCGGCTCGGCGAAGCCGGAGACGAAGATCGGCCACTGCCGCCGGAAGGTGGTGACGTTGCGGGCGAGCACGCTGCGCCACAACCACAGCCCGGGGCTGAGCGCGGCGCCGACCGGGGGCCTGGTCCGGGCTGGCGCGCTCATCCGACCAGCCTCGCGGACAGCCCGGTGCGGGCCAGGAGCGCACCGAGCGCGATCGCCACGAGCAGCACCACCAGGTGCAGCAGGCTCATCAGGTCCGGCGCCCCCGCTGCCACGGCCCGGGAGAGCTCGACCCCGTGCCAGAGCGGGGTGCACCCGGCGAGCGCCTGCAGCACCACCGGCAGCGAGCCCACCGGGAAGAAGACGCCGGAGAAGAGCATCAGCGGGGTGACCACGAGCCGGAAGACGAGGTTGAAGACGGCGTCGGTGCGGGCGCGGGCGGCGATCCCGATGAAGGGCGCCGCGAAGGCCAGGCAGGTCAGCACCCCGACCGGGACGCACAGCAGCGCCCACCACGAGGTCACCGCCCCCAGCAGCGCCGCCACGAGCAGGTAGGCCAGCCCGCCGGCGGCGGTCTGCGCGGCGATGACGAGCAGGTGCCCGGCCAGCAGGTCGCCCACGGACAGCGGGGTGGCGACCATCGCGTGGTACATCCGGTTCCACACGAACATGCCGTAGACCGGCCAGAGCGACTCGTTGGTGGCATCGAGCATCCCTTGCACGGCGAACATCGCCGGCGCCACGAAGAGCAGATAGCTCGTGCCGCCGACCCCGCCGGAGCTCTCGTCGACCAGCGAGCCCAGCCCGAGGCCGAGGGCGAGCAGGAAGAGCACCGGTCCGCCGACCCGGCTGATCACCGAGCCGACCCAGGCACGCCGCCAGACCGCGGCGAAGTAGCCGGCGACCGCGCCGACCCGCACGAGTCGCGGGGGCACGACGTGCGCGACCGCGGCCGTCGACCGGTCGACCGCGGCGGTGCGGCCCGGGGTGCTGGCGTCGGCCATCAGTCGACCAGGGTGCGCCCGGTCAGGCGCAGGAAGACGTCCTCGAGGCTGCTGCGCCGGACCAGGGCGGAGACCGGCTGCAGCCCGCGCGCGGTGGCGCTCTCCAGCGCGGCGTCACCGTGGTCGGCGTAGACGAGCAGCCGGTCCGGCAGCGCCTCGACCCGCTCGCCGATCCCGCCGACCTGCCCGACCGCCTCGGCGTGGTCGTCGACGGCCAGCCGCAGCTCGAGCACCTCCCGGGTCGAGTAGCGCTCGATGAGCGCCCGCGGCGAGCCCTCGGCGACGATCTCGCCACGATCCATGACGACGAGCCGGTCGCACAGCTGCTCCGCCTCGTCCATGTAGTGCGTGGTGAGGATGAGCGTGACCCCGCGCCGCTTGAGCCGGAAGAGCCGGTCCCACAGCACGTGCCGCGCCTGCGGGTCCAGCCCGGTGGTGGGCTCGTCGAGCAGCAGCGCCTCGGGCTCGTTGATCAGCGCCCGGGCGATGGTCAGCCGGCGCTTCATCCCGCCGGAGAGCGGCTCCACCCGGTCGTGCCGCCGCTCGGTGAGCTGGGCGAAGTCGAGCAGCTCGTCGGTGCGGGTCCGGATCACCGCCCGGGGCAGCCCGAAGAAGCGGCCGTAGACGTGCAGGTTCTCCTCGACGGTCAGCTCGGCGTCGAGGTTGTCCTGCTGCGGGCAGGAGCCGAGCCGGGCCCGCACCGCCGGACCGTCGGCGACCGGGTCGAGGCCGAAGATCCGCAGCTCGCCGGAGGTCGGCGGCGAGGTCGCGGCGACCATCTTCATCGTCGAGGACTTGCCGGCCCCGTTCGGCCCGAGGAAGCCGAAGGACTCCCCCGGCGCGACCTCGACGTCGATCCCGCGGACCGCGGTGAGCTCGCCGAAGGACTTGGTCAGCCCGCGGGCGCGCAGCACGGGCTGGTCGCTGGTCACGAGGAGGGAGGCTACCGAGGATCCCGGCCGGCCGGTTCAGTCGCCGATCGAGTCGATGACCCGGCGCGGCACGTCCACCGGCGCGACGTCGCGGCCGAGCCGGCGCTCGGGCGGGATCTGCAGGTCTTCGCACAGGGCCTCCCAGACCGTGCGCGGGTCGACCCCGTCCTCGAGGGCCTGGATGACCGTGCGGTCACGCAGGGCGTGCACCGCGTGACCGCGGGCGAGGGTGTGGGCATACCCCTCGCCGAGCTCGTCCTCCATGAGGCGCCAGAAGTGACTCATCCGCACACCCCCAGGGTAGGCACGGCCCCGAGCGACCGCGGCGGCAGGCCGCGCGGGCATACTGCCGCCATGACCGACAGCGCAGGTGCCCGGTGGCGGATGCCGGCCGAGTGGACCCCGCACGAGCGCACCTGGATGGCCTGGCCGAGCAGCGGCTACACCCTCGGTGACGACCCGGCCGAGGCCGACCTGGCCCGGCGCACCTGGGCGGCCGTCGCCCGGGCGGTGGCCGCCTTCGAGCCGGTGACCGTGGTGGTCGAGGGACACGACCTGCACACCGCCCGCGAGCACCTGGGCACCGACACCGCGCACCCGGTGGACCTCGTCATCGCCGACCTCGACGACGCCTGGATGCGCGACATCGGCCCCTCCTTCGTCCTCTCCGAGCGCGGCACCCTGGGCGCGGTGGACTGGATCTTCAACGGCTGGGGCGGGCAGTCCTGGGCGTCCTGGGGCAAGGACTCCCGGGTCGCCGCGCTGGTCGCCGACGCCGCCGGGGCGCAACGGATCGCCTCGCCGATCGTCAACGAGGGCGGCGGCATCCACGTCGACGGCGAGGGCACCGTGCTGCTCACCGAGACCGTGCAGCTGGACCCCGGGCGCAACCCCGAGGCGACGAAGGGGGACATCGAGACCGAGCTGGCCCGCACCCTCGGGGTCTCCACGGCGATCTGGCTGCCGCGCGGGCTGACCCGTGACTACGACGAGTACGGCACCCGCGGGCACGTCGACATCGTCGCCTGCTTCGTCGCGCCGGGGCGGGTGCTGCTGCACTGGCAGGAGGACGAAGGGCACCCCGACCACGCGGTCAGCCGCGAGGCCGAGCAGGTGCTGCGGGCGGCCCGCGACGCCGCCGGTCGCGAGCTGGAGATCGTGCGGGTGCCGGCACCGGCCACCACCCACGACGAGCAGGGGCCGGTGGACTGGTCCTACATCAACCACCTCGTGTGCAACGGCGGCGTCGTCGCCTGCACCTTCGAGGACCCCCACGACGAGCGGGCGCTGGCGGTGCTGCGCGAGGCCTACCCCGGGCGCGAGGTGGTCGGGGTGGATGCCCGGCCGCTCTTCGACCGTGGTGGCGGCGTGCACTGCATCACCCAGCAGCAGCCGGCCACCCGCGGCTGAGCCGACGGAACCTCGGCGCAGGCTGCCCACGGCGCAGCCCGGTTGAGCGCGGCCCGACCTCAGCGCAGACCGACCTCCACGGCGTCCTCCGGCGCCGCGAGCAGCACCGAGTCCAGCAGCCCCGGGAACCTCTCGTCGAGGTCGTCCCGCCGCAGCCTGACGTAGCACCGGGTGCCCTCGTCCCGGGTGCGGGTGATCCCCGCGCTGCGCAGGGTCTTCATGTGGTGGCTCAGCGTGGACTTCGAGACCGGCGCGTCCAGCTCGCCCCACTGCCGCTCGGCCCCGTCGGAGAGCAGCGCGACGATCCCGAGACGCAGCGGGTCGGAGAGGGCGGAGAGCACCCGCGGGAGGGAGATCTCCTCGACCTCGGGATGCTCGGCGTGCCGCATCACCCCATGCTACGTTGTTCGATGTTCGTCGCACATCAAACAAAGGAGCGTCCGTGCAGTCGCAGACCCGGTCCCGGCTCTGGCTCGGTGTCCTCTTCGTCGCCACCCTCGCGCTCGGGACAGACGAGTTCGTCATCGCCGGCGTGCTCCCGGAGGTCGCCGCGGACCTGCGGGTGAGCACCGGGGCGGCCGGCCAGCTGGTCACCGCCTTCGCCCTGTCCTTCGCGGTGGGCACGCCGTTGCTCGCCGTCTGGCTCGACCGGTGCCCGCGCCGCCCGGTGCTCGCGCTCGGACTGGCCGCCTTCGTGCTGGTCAACCTCGGCTGCGCCCTGGCCCCGGACCTCACCTCGCTGCTCGTCCTGCGGGCCCTGGCCGGCCTCTCGGCGGGGGTGGTCTCGACCAGCGCCTTCGCCATCGCCGCCGACGCGGCGCCGCCCGGGCGCCAGGGGCGCTACCTCGCCGTGGTCACGGCCGGGCTGACGGTGGCCCTCTTCACCGGCGTACCCGTCGGTGCCTGGCTGGCCGAGCTCGTCGACTGGCGGGCCACCTTCGTCCTCATCGGCGCTGTCGCGACGCTGGCGGCCGTGGTCGCGGTGAGCACCCTCCCGCCGCTGCCCGGGGCACCCGTCACGACGCTGGCCGCCCGGCTGACCCCGCTGCGGCGGCCGGCGCTCGCCCGGCTCGTCGCCGCGATCACCCTCTGCGGCACCGGGGGGCTGATGTTCTACACGTATCTCGGGCCGGTCAGCGCCCTGTCCGTCGGCAGCGACCAGGCCCTGCCGCTGCTGCTGCTCCTTGTCGGGCTCGTCGGCGTCGTCGCCGCCGTCGGGAGCGGACGACTGACCGACTCCCTGGGTCCGCGCCGCGCCCGGCTGCTCATCATCGGCGGCCATGCGGCCCTGCTGCTGGCGATCGCCGCCGTGGCCGCCGGCGGTGGGCCCGGGTGGGTCTTCGTCGTGCTCGTCGGGCTGTGGTCGCTGGCCGCATGGGCGCTGAGCCCGCCGATGCAGGCCAGCGCCCTGGCCGCCGCCCCGGAGACCCCGATGACCGCGGTCTCGTTGATCATCTCGGGCCTGTACCTCGGCACTGCCGGGGCGGGCGCCCTCGGTGGGCTCGTCGTCGACCGGCTGGGTGCCGAGGCCGTCCCGCTGGTCGGTGCTGCGGCGCTGCTCGGCGCGCTGGTCCTGGCCTGGGAGGCGCCGTCGGCCCTCGCGCGCTGCCGCGCACCCGAGCAGGCGGTCGGCGCGCGCGACTGAGAGGATCGGGCCCCGTGGAGGCGATCTGGGAGGGTCAGGGCGAGCTGCGCTGGTCGATGGAGCAGCTGGCCGACGACGCGCTCGACGCGGCCGGCATCGAGCTCGACCCGCGCGGCTACCTCGTCGCGCTCCCCCGCCGCGGCGACGGCAGCGTGCTGCTGGAACCCGCAGACGCGCCCGTCGACCTCACGATGCCCGGCGAGCCCCTCGGATCCGGTGAGCCCGACGACCCCGGAGCGCCCGACCCACGGGCCGGCGCGCTCGCTGCAGCAGCCGAGCCGGCCAGCACTGACGACCTGACGCCACGCCTGGAGACCGCCCTGACCGACGAGGACCGAGCCCTCGTCGTCGGCACCGGCCGCATCGTGGGCGAGCACCTCGTGGTGCCGGTCCTGGCGCTCGCCCGCGACCCGTGGGAGCAGCTGCCGCGCTTCACCCGCGACCACGTCGGCGGCGAACGGGTCCCGACCTGCTACCCGGAGGCGGTGGTCCGCGAGGTGCTGCGCGCCGCCTCCCGCGAGCTCGACCGCAGCAGCCCGGCGGCGCTCGCCGGCGTCGACCCCGGGACGATCCTGAGGCGGGCCGCCGACCGCTTCGTCGACGGCGCCCTGGCCCGGACCGGCCAGGCGCACGCCCAGGGCTGCCGGGACGCCCTCGACGAGGTCAGCGTGCGCACCTACGAGGGACGCTCCGGGCTGGGCACGCTGGTGCTCGCGCGGCGGGAGCACCCTGCGGTGGTCGAGGAGGTCACCTTCGACCAGCCGGTGCCGATGAGCATCCCGCGCTCGCTGCGCAAGGCCCTGGAGATGGCCGGCGGCGACCTGGCCCTGATCAGCGACGGGCGCGAGGTGCACGGCCTGGGGTCGGTGCGCGACGAGGACGACCTGCCCCGGGAGGACGTCGTCGAGGCCCGGGTCGTCGGCACCGGGTCGTGGGAGCTGTGGCACGCCGACACCCCCTTCCTGCGGGTGGACAACGGCCGCCCCGGCCTGCCCCGGGAGCCGATCGACCCGACCACCTTCGCCGACGTCGTCGACCGGGTCTTCGCCGGATCGACGGAGGCCGACCCGGCGGCGCTGTGGTCGATGGCGCAGGCCTGCGCCCGCCAGGACCACGGGACGATCCTCGTGGTCCACCCTCAGGCCGCCACCGAGGGGCAGCGGCTGCTGCCGCAGGCCCACACGATCCGCCCGACCCGCCTGGGCGGACGGGCGCTGAGCACCCTCAGCGGCATCGACGGCGCGGTGCTCGTCGCGCCCGACGGCCGCTGCCACGCGGTCGGGGTCATCCTCGACGGGGTGGCCACCGGCACCGGCGACCCCTCCCGGGGCGCCCGGTACAACTCGGCCATCCGCTACCTGGCCGTGCCGGCCGTGGGGCGATGGTCATCATCGTCAGCGAGGACGGCTGGATCGACGTGCTGCCCACCCCCAAGCGACGGGTGCGTCGGGCCACCGTCGCGCAGGCGGTGCAGCGGCTCGTCGCGGCCGCCGACGACGGCACCTCGCACGAGCGCTTCGCCCGCCTCGACGCCGCTCTGGAACGGCTGGAGTTCTACCTCGACGCCGCCCAGTGCGAGGCGGTCAACGAGGCTCGCGAGCGCGTCGAGCAGCGTCGCTGGCAGGAGCACCGCACCCGCGACCGGGTGGTGCCGGTGCGGCCGCACCCGGCGATGGACGAGAGCTACTTCCTCGAGCCGGTCGGCTGAGAGCGCGCCGCTCCCGGCCCGGTGCGTGCACGGCCCCTGCGCCTCCTACTTGCATAGGCAAGTTGCATGGTTAAGACTGGGCGCATGGTCTCCCTCGCCCACCAGCTGCATCTGCTCGTCCGCCGGATGGACCACTACGCCGACGGGCTGCTGGCCGAGCACGGACTCACCTATCGCCGCTTCCTCACCCTGCTCATCGTCGACGAGCACCCCGGCGCCACCCAGCGGGCGGTCGCCGAGCGCACCGGCGCCAGCGAACCGGCCGCCAGCCGGCTGCTGCGCTCGCTCGCCGAGGACGGGCTGGTCGCCATGGGCCGCACCCCCGGCGGCGGCAACCGGCGGGCGCTGCAGCTGACCGGCGCCGGACGGGAGCGGCTCGCGGCCGCGTCGGCGGCCGTCGGTGGCTCCTTCGACGACCTCGTGTCCGCCCTCGGCATCGACGGTGCCGCCCTCTCCCGGGACGTCACCCGGCTGTCCGACGCGCTGCGGGAGGGCTGAGCCATGGAGCACCTCACCCCGCTGATCGCCGTGCACGCCACCATGGCGCTGGTCGCGCTGCCGCTGGGGGCCTACCAGCTCTTCGGCGGGACGAAGGGGTCACCGGCGCACCGCTTCGCCGGCCGGGTGTGGGTGGTGCTCATGCTGGCGGTCGCCCTGACGTCCTACGGCATCCGCGGGATCAACGGCGACAGCTTCAGCGGGCTGCACGTGCTCAGCACGGTCACCCTGGTCACGGTGACCCTCGGGCTGGTCAACGCCCGCCGCGGTCGGATCTCCGCCCACCGTCGCCACATGGCCGGCAGCTGGCTCGGCCTGGTGGGCGCCTTCGCCTTCGCCGCGGCCATCCCCGACCGGGTGGTGCCCCAGTTCGTCATGACCCGACCGCTGGGGGCGCTCGCCTTCGTCGTCGCGGTCGCCCTCACCACCGTCGCCGTCGTCGCCCTGGGCCACCGGCTCACCCCCTCCCCACCCCGACAGTCCTAGGAGAGTCGCCCAGGACCGAGCGCGCGGCCGGTCCGGCGCGACAGTCCTAGGACTGTCGGAGGTGCGTGGCAGGCTGGGCGACGACATGAGCGACACGAACCCTCCGGGCCCGCCCGGCGCCGCGGACTCCCCCGCCAGCAGCACCGACGTCCTGGAGCGCTTCTCCCCCGCGACCCGCGACTGGTTCCGCGGGAGCTTCGCCGAGCCCACCAGCGCCCAGCGCGGTGCCTGGCACGCGATCAGCTCCGGCCAGCACGCCCTCGTCGTCGCGCCCACCGGCTCGGGCAAGACGCTCTCCGCCTTCCTCTGGGCGCTGGACCGGCTCGCCTCCACGCCCCCGCCGCAGGAGGCCCTGGCCCGCTGCCGGGTGCTCTACGTCTCCCCGCTCAAGGCGCTGGCCGTCGACGTCGAGCGCAACCTGCGCTCCCCGCTGGTCGGCATCGGCCACGCCGCCGCCCGGCTCGGGCTCGACGCGCCCGAGGTGACCGTCGGGGTGCGCTCCGGGGACACCCCGGCCGCCGAGCGACGGGCCTTCGCCAAGACCCCCACCGACGTGCTCATCACCACCCCGGAGTCGCTCTTCCTCATGCTCACCTCCGGCGCCCGCGAGGCGCTGCAGGGGGTGGAGACGGTGATCATCGACGAGATCCACGCGATGGCCGGCACCAAGCGCGGCGCCCACCTCGCGCTCTCCCTCGAGCGCCTGGACGAGATGCTCCCGCAACCGGCGCAGCGGGTCGGCCTCTCGGCCACCGTGCGCCCGGTCGAGGAGGTGGCCCGCTTCCTCGCCGGCGGACGGCCGGTCGAGATCGTCCAGCCCACCTCGACGAAGCAGTGGCAGCTCGACGTCGTCGTCCCGGTCGCCGACCTCACCCAGCTCGGCGAGCCCACCGGCGACCTCACCGGACAGGCCGCCGGCGAGGAGCGGCGCGCCTCGATCTGGCCGCACGTCGAGGAGCGCGTCGTCGACCTCGTCGCCGCCCACCGCACCACCCTCGTCTTCGTCAACTCCCGGCGGATCGCCGAGCGGCTGACCGGCCGTCTCAACGAGCTGTGGGCCGAGCGCCAGGTCGAGACCTCGGGGGACGCTGACGGCGCCACCGACGAGCCTCGGCACGACGAAGGGGGCCCGTCGGACCGGACCGCGGGCGAAGGGGGCGCCCGCCCCCCGGCCGAGATGATGGCCCAGTCCGGTGCCTCGGCCGGGGCGCCGCCGGTGATCGCCCGGGCCCACCACGGCTCGGTGAGCAAGGAGCAGCGCGACCTCATCGAGGACGACCTCAAGGCCGGCCGGCTGCCCTGCGTGGTGGCCACCTCGAGCCTCGAGCTGGGCATCGACATGGGCGCGATCGACCTCGTCGTGCAGATCGAGTCGCCGCCGTCGGTGGCCTCCGGTCTGCAGCGCGTCGGCCGGGCCGGGCACCAGGTCGGCGCGGTCAGCCACGGGGTGGTCATGCCCAAGTTCCGCGGCGACCTCGTCCAGTCGGCGGTCGTCGTCGAGCGGATGCGGGCCGGGGACATCGAGGCCCTGCACGTGCCGACCAACCCGCTGGACGTGCTCGCCCAGCAGGTGGTGGCGATGTGCGCCCTGGACGACTGGCAGGTCCCCGACCTCGAGGCGCTGGTGCGCCGGGCCGCCCCCTTCGCCTCGCTGCCGAGCACCGTGCTGCACGCGACGCT
Proteins encoded:
- a CDS encoding regulatory protein RecX; the protein is MAPQESAPATAAPQQAEIDRLRAAVARVEAGETAQAGETGQPGEAAQAGEAWQPGESDAGAGLGVRGPGAPGRPVPPPAPEVDEEADPYAVARAVVLRLLTGSPKSRAELERALRRKGCADDVAAEVLDRMEHVGLVDDTAFAETFVRSKQATRGLAGRALAHELRAKGVDEETARGVLDEIDPHSERETARALVEKRLGRMHGLDRDVQTRRLAGMLARKGYGGEVAHGVIRECLDALPEHRRD
- the recA gene encoding recombinase RecA, with the protein product MQEQKLKSLDTVMGQIEKAHGKGAVMRLGDDVRPPIAVIPTGSISLDVALGIGGLPRGRVVEVYGPESSGKTTVALHAVANAQKAGGIAAFIDAEHALDPEYAKKLGVDTDALLVSQPDTGEQALEIADMLIRSGALDIIVVDSVAALVPRAEIEGEMGDSHVGLQARLMSQALRKLTGALSTSGTTAIFINQLREKIGVMFGSPETTTGGKALKFYASVRIDVRRIETLKDGSEPVGNRTRAKIVKNKVSPPFKQAEFDILYGQGISREGGLIDMGVDHGFVRKAGAWYTYDGDQLGQGKENARTFLKDNPELADEIESKIKTKLGIGVQPEAPVEEPAEVPVDF
- a CDS encoding glutamine amidotransferase, whose translation is MKPFLLLATRADDVAADDEYAAFLRYSGLREDQLVRHRLEQHPLPRIDLDDWSGFIVGGSPFNVTDREKTAVQRRVEAELADLVARVVAADHPFLGACFGVGVLGSLPGGVVDRTFGEPPTSVRLTQTEAGRTDPLLAGVGEHFHAIVGHKEACRVLPEGATLLVAGEACLVQMFRIGRNVYATQFHPELDADSLAERLRIYAGHGYCEPEEADALVAQARAADVGDVREVLRTFVARHAR
- a CDS encoding ABC transporter permease; this encodes MSAPARTRPPVGAALSPGLWLWRSVLARNVTTFRRQWPIFVSGFAEPVFYLFSIGLGVGALVPLVTTDSGRQVDYALFVAPALLAVSAMNGAVMDSTFGVFFKLRYARIYDSMLATPLRPRDIAVGEVAWSLVRGGTYALAFYLVAVLAGIIDPLASPWSLLCVPAAVFTGLAFSGMGMFATTYLRSWTDFDLIFLVVQPLFMLSATFFPLSTYPGWLQPVVQLSPLYHGVALERALVLGEVGPGLLVHVAVLTALGGLGAWGAARRLDGLLRS
- a CDS encoding ABC transporter permease; translation: MADASTPGRTAAVDRSTAAVAHVVPPRLVRVGAVAGYFAAVWRRAWVGSVISRVGGPVLFLLALGLGLGSLVDESSGGVGGTSYLLFVAPAMFAVQGMLDATNESLWPVYGMFVWNRMYHAMVATPLSVGDLLAGHLLVIAAQTAAGGLAYLLVAALLGAVTSWWALLCVPVGVLTCLAFAAPFIGIAARARTDAVFNLVFRLVVTPLMLFSGVFFPVGSLPVVLQALAGCTPLWHGVELSRAVAAGAPDLMSLLHLVVLLVAIALGALLARTGLSARLVG
- a CDS encoding ATP-binding cassette domain-containing protein — its product is MTSDQPVLRARGLTKSFGELTAVRGIDVEVAPGESFGFLGPNGAGKSSTMKMVAATSPPTSGELRIFGLDPVADGPAVRARLGSCPQQDNLDAELTVEENLHVYGRFFGLPRAVIRTRTDELLDFAQLTERRHDRVEPLSGGMKRRLTIARALINEPEALLLDEPTTGLDPQARHVLWDRLFRLKRRGVTLILTTHYMDEAEQLCDRLVVMDRGEIVAEGSPRALIERYSTREVLELRLAVDDHAEAVGQVGGIGERVEALPDRLLVYADHGDAALESATARGLQPVSALVRRSSLEDVFLRLTGRTLVD
- a CDS encoding DUF3046 domain-containing protein, which encodes MSHFWRLMEDELGEGYAHTLARGHAVHALRDRTVIQALEDGVDPRTVWEALCEDLQIPPERRLGRDVAPVDVPRRVIDSIGD
- a CDS encoding agmatine deiminase family protein, with the translated sequence MTDSAGARWRMPAEWTPHERTWMAWPSSGYTLGDDPAEADLARRTWAAVARAVAAFEPVTVVVEGHDLHTAREHLGTDTAHPVDLVIADLDDAWMRDIGPSFVLSERGTLGAVDWIFNGWGGQSWASWGKDSRVAALVADAAGAQRIASPIVNEGGGIHVDGEGTVLLTETVQLDPGRNPEATKGDIETELARTLGVSTAIWLPRGLTRDYDEYGTRGHVDIVACFVAPGRVLLHWQEDEGHPDHAVSREAEQVLRAARDAAGRELEIVRVPAPATTHDEQGPVDWSYINHLVCNGGVVACTFEDPHDERALAVLREAYPGREVVGVDARPLFDRGGGVHCITQQQPATRG
- a CDS encoding ArsR/SmtB family transcription factor, whose translation is MRHAEHPEVEEISLPRVLSALSDPLRLGIVALLSDGAERQWGELDAPVSKSTLSHHMKTLRSAGITRTRDEGTRCYVRLRRDDLDERFPGLLDSVLLAAPEDAVEVGLR